From one Caldithrix abyssi DSM 13497 genomic stretch:
- the nusA gene encoding transcription termination factor NusA, producing the protein MNVEIMEAITQIAKDKRIDKDHLRDILESIFLGMIEKRFGTTENFDVIVNIDKGDIEIYQEKTVVEEVTDPVSEIDLESARKIDPDVEIGEEIVEVIDPQLFGRRLIASAKQNLAQKIRDFEREHVIEEYKNRIGEIIIGDIHQINSRGIYINQDKTEVFLPRSEKIPSEILRRGQTVRCLIKEVIEDQKKGRGPEIIVSRADKRFLIRLFELEVPEIYDGIVEIKAVARDPGERAKIAVESIDRRIDAVGACVGMKGVRIQAVVRELNGEKIDIINYSSEPEIFISRALTPAKPIKVVVNEDEKMAVAVIRDDEISLAIGKGGQNLKLASELTGYQIEPLRESEYEKETTVDENVSVEDLHGIPEGIKRKLIDADILYAHEILEQGKENLVKISGIGEKSAEKIIQIAKQYVETTDESSDVENEEEES; encoded by the coding sequence ATGAATGTTGAAATAATGGAAGCCATCACACAAATCGCCAAAGATAAGCGAATTGACAAGGATCATTTGCGAGACATTCTGGAATCCATTTTTCTGGGAATGATAGAGAAGCGGTTTGGCACCACAGAAAATTTTGACGTTATTGTAAATATCGACAAAGGGGATATTGAGATTTATCAGGAAAAAACCGTTGTCGAAGAAGTTACCGATCCGGTAAGCGAGATCGATCTGGAGTCGGCGCGTAAGATCGACCCGGATGTTGAAATCGGCGAAGAAATTGTGGAGGTAATTGATCCGCAGTTGTTTGGACGGCGCCTGATCGCTTCGGCCAAGCAGAATCTGGCCCAGAAGATTCGCGATTTTGAGCGCGAACACGTGATCGAAGAGTATAAAAATCGCATTGGCGAAATCATAATCGGCGATATTCATCAGATTAATAGCCGCGGCATTTACATCAATCAGGACAAAACAGAAGTGTTCCTGCCGCGCAGCGAAAAAATCCCCAGCGAAATTCTGCGCCGCGGACAGACCGTGCGCTGTTTAATCAAAGAGGTGATTGAAGATCAGAAAAAAGGACGCGGGCCGGAAATTATTGTCAGCCGGGCTGATAAGCGTTTTTTGATTCGTCTCTTTGAGCTGGAAGTACCCGAGATTTACGATGGCATTGTGGAAATTAAAGCCGTGGCGCGCGATCCGGGCGAACGGGCCAAGATCGCCGTGGAGTCGATCGATCGCAGAATTGACGCCGTGGGCGCCTGTGTGGGTATGAAAGGCGTGCGGATTCAGGCGGTGGTGCGCGAATTGAACGGTGAAAAAATCGATATCATCAACTATTCCAGCGAGCCGGAAATTTTTATTTCACGCGCTCTGACGCCTGCCAAACCCATAAAAGTGGTGGTGAATGAAGATGAAAAAATGGCCGTGGCCGTTATTCGCGATGACGAAATTTCATTAGCCATTGGTAAGGGCGGACAAAATTTGAAACTGGCCTCCGAACTGACCGGTTACCAGATTGAGCCCTTGCGTGAATCAGAATACGAAAAAGAGACAACCGTCGATGAAAATGTTTCGGTTGAAGACCTGCACGGCATTCCTGAAGGAATTAAGCGCAAGCTAATCGACGCTGATATTTTATATGCCCATGAAATTTTAGAACAAGGTAAGGAAAATCTGGTTAAAATATCGGGCATCGGTGAAAAATCAGCAGAAAAGATTATTCAAATTGCAAAGCAATATGTTGAGACTACCGACGAATCTTCAGACGTTGAAAATGAAGAAGAGGAGTCTTGA
- the rimP gene encoding ribosome maturation factor RimP: MELKEKLIEIIQPICEGEGFYLLELKISGSVRNPVVQIFADNEQGITLNDCVLLSRKIQDELDFRDDLPATYRLDVSSPGVDHPLKFDWEFKKNLGRTLVVKHRLEDRLWREVGKLIDFSAGQIVLETKHGIKEIKRENIEQAKVKLQW, encoded by the coding sequence ATGGAATTGAAAGAAAAATTAATAGAAATAATCCAGCCCATTTGTGAGGGCGAAGGCTTTTATCTGCTCGAGTTAAAAATCAGCGGGTCGGTGCGCAATCCGGTGGTACAGATTTTCGCCGACAACGAGCAGGGCATTACGCTGAACGATTGCGTTCTGCTTTCGCGCAAAATTCAGGATGAGCTGGATTTCAGAGATGATTTGCCTGCCACCTACCGCCTGGATGTTTCTTCGCCCGGTGTGGATCATCCGTTGAAGTTTGACTGGGAGTTTAAGAAAAATCTCGGGCGAACGCTGGTTGTGAAACATCGGCTTGAAGATAGGCTGTGGCGGGAGGTGGGGAAGTTGATCGATTTTTCCGCCGGGCAAATTGTGCTGGAAACCAAACATGGAATTAAAGAGATAAAGAGAGAAAATATTGAACAGGCAAAAGTTAAATTACAATGGTAA